From the genome of Papaver somniferum cultivar HN1 chromosome 2, ASM357369v1, whole genome shotgun sequence, one region includes:
- the LOC113349936 gene encoding phosphoenolpyruvate carboxylase kinase 1-like — MSESLKRDYQIGEEIGRGRFGTVYRCFSPVSGEYFACKSIEKKLLSDSIDKECLEKEAKIMQIVSGNPNIVQILNVYEDDDYLHMVMELCDGISAHGGCDLYERITKRIFSESEACVSVMNPLMEAIAHCHRRGVAHRDIKPDNILFDRRNRLKLADFGSADCFHEGGVMRGIVGTPYYVAPEVISGRDYNKKIDVWSAGVILYIMLSGIPPFYGDSATEIFEAVLRGNLRFPTRVFHSVSSSAKDLLRRMLCKDVSKRFTAEQVLRHPWITSGGETRSMTDLT, encoded by the exons ATGAGTGAGAGTTTGAAAAGGGATTATCAGATCGGTGAAGAAATCGGACGGGGAAGATTTGGTACCGTATACCGGTGCTTTTCTCCAGTTTCCGGTGAGTATTTTGCTTGTAAATCAATTGAAAAGAAGTTATTATCAGATTCAATTGATAAAGAATGTTTAGAAAAAGAAGCTAAGATTATGCAAATTGTTAGTGGAAACCCTAATATTGTTCAGATTTTGAATGTTTACGAAGATGATGATTATCTTCATATGGTAATGGAATTATGTGATGGGATTTCTGCTCATGGTGGTTGTGATCTTTATGAACGTATAACGAAAAGGATTTTTAGTGAAAGTGAAGCCTGTGTATCTGTAATGAATCCATTAATGGAAGCAATTGCTCATTGTCATCGCCGTGGTGTTGCTCATAGAGATATTAAACCTGATAATATTCTATTTGATAGGAGGAACAGATTAAAACTAGCCGATTTTGGATCTGCCGATTGTTTTCATGAAGGTGGTGTTATGAGAGGAATTGTTGGTACACCTTATTATGTTGCTCCTGAAGTGATTTCTGGTAGGGATTACAATAAGAAGATTGATGTTTGGAGTGCTGGTGTTATTTTGTATATAATGTTGTCTGGTATTCCTCCTTTCTATGGTGATTCTGCTACTGAGATTTTTGAAGCTGTTTTAAGAGGAAATCTTAGGTTTCCTACAAGAGTCTTTcattctgtttcttcttctgctAAAGATCTTCTAAGAAGAATGCTCTGTAAAGATGTTTCTAAGAGATTCACAGCGGAACAAGTCCTAA GGCATCCATGGATTACAAGTGGAGGAGAAACAAGATCCATGACTGATCTAACCTGA